The following is a genomic window from Nitrospirota bacterium.
GGAAGCCTTGACCGGAAAGACCCTCGCCATAATTCGCTCAGTGACTTTTCGGTGCGGGAGAACATGCTGGAGCTTCGCATCCCCTGGGGTCTCATCAATGTCACCGATCCGAGCTCACGCAGGGTTTTGTGGAAGGACAAGGAAGGCACAACAAGGAAAACAGAGGGGATAAAGATCCTCGCGGCCTCGTACAAGCCCGAGCAGGGCTTTCTCCATGCTGCGGACACGGGAAGAGGGAATAACCTGACCGATTCCCTCCCCGCAGACATGACGCGGGAAGCCATACAACAATACGCCTGGGGAGCGTACGACACCCCCCTCTATCACACCTATCTCAAGGACAGCTATCAGGTATACAAGAACGTCCTTTCGAGCATCCGGGGGACGATCTCATGAGTATGACACGGAGGACATTCTTAAAGCTCACCGGCGCTGCGGCCCTCTCCTCTTCCGCTCTGCCGCATTCCCTGTACGCCGCGGGAGCAAGGATTCCCGACAGGAGGATTCCTGCCCTGCTATACCACGACATATCGAACGTCCTGTACGATGAATATACTATTTCACCAGCCACTTTTTCGGCCCAGATGGAATGGCTGTATGCGACCGGCTACCGGACGCTCCCGGCGAACGAGGTGGAACAATTCCTTAAGAACACCGCCGGCCGGGCGGTCATGCTTACGTTTGACGACGGGGACATATCGTTCATGGATTATGCCTTTCCCCTGCTGAAAGATTACGGATTTAAGGCAACAATGAACATCATCGGACAGGCCGTGGAGAGTCACGCGCTCATCGACAGGCAGAGACCAGTATTGAGCTGGGACGAGTGCCGGTACCTCCTGTCGAGCGGCCTCGTGGACGTGGGCTGCCACAGCTACGCCCTCCATACGCCGGGAGGCGTCCTGAACGTCTCTTACGGGGCGATCGAAAAGGACCTGACGCTGTTCCAGGAAAGATACAAACAAGAGCTGGGGAAGCGATGCACGGTCCTGGCCTGGCCTTACGGGATCTACGATAAAAAGTGCATCGAGATCGCCCGTCATGCAGGCTTCAGCTGCATACTCACCTCACGAGAAGGCTTCATCGAGAAAAAGAGCGACCTGCGTGATCTTCCGCGGCTGAACATCAACAACAAACTGGATCTCATATCATTTCAGCAATACCTCGGAGCGAACCCGTGAATATGGCGAGATTCCTCGTGATCGT
Proteins encoded in this region:
- a CDS encoding polysaccharide deacetylase family protein, encoding MSMTRRTFLKLTGAAALSSSALPHSLYAAGARIPDRRIPALLYHDISNVLYDEYTISPATFSAQMEWLYATGYRTLPANEVEQFLKNTAGRAVMLTFDDGDISFMDYAFPLLKDYGFKATMNIIGQAVESHALIDRQRPVLSWDECRYLLSSGLVDVGCHSYALHTPGGVLNVSYGAIEKDLTLFQERYKQELGKRCTVLAWPYGIYDKKCIEIARHAGFSCILTSREGFIEKKSDLRDLPRLNINNKLDLISFQQYLGANP